The Cystobacter fuscus DSM 2262 genomic sequence CTGGAGCGTTCCACACCGCCAGCCCGTGGTGTTGCCGGAGCGACAGATGGACGCGCCGATGCCGGCCTGGTTGGAGCCCTGGACCAGGACGTTGCCGTTGTTGTGGTTGTACACCCAGGGCTGCGGCGTCCACGATCCGTTGGTGCCCACCCACCCCATGTCACTGCCGGGCCAGACGGAGCCCCGGACGCTGCCCATGGACTGCCAGTTGAAGCCGAGCGCGGGGGTGCCCGCCCCGCCGCAGTGTCCCGCGGTGACGAAGCCGCCCACCACGGAGAAGCCCACCGAGCAGGCGCCGTAGGAGCCACCGGCCCCGGTGCCGAAGAAGTAGACCTCGCCGCCGCGCACGTCGTACGCCGGGCGCGGGGCCTGGGCGGAGTGCTCCACGCGGATCGCCCCGTCCTTCGCGCCGCTGCTCAGGGAGACGAACGACTGGGCGCGCGACGCCATCAGGCTCGTGGCGTTCTCCGCCTGCACGACGACGCTGTTGGTGGCGACGTCCACGTACCAGGAGTAGACGGAGTCGGGCGCGTTGTGGGCGTTGCGGTTCAGCTCCTCCATGATCTCGTCCAGCCGCGCCTTGCTGTGCTTGACGAGCCGGGGCTCGGCTCCGGCGCGGCGAACGCGCGCGGCGCTGGCCTCATCGGTGACGCCGACGATGAGCCCGGTGCCCTCCTCGTTCAACCAGGCGCCGCCGAAGCGCTCTCCGAGCTGCTCGCGCAGGCCCCGCTCCAGGGAGGGGGCCTTCGCCTCGAAGTCCAGCCGGCGCAGCAACTGCTCCTCGGTGCCCGGCAGGTCCCGGCGCATCGCGTTGAGCATGTCCTGCGACACCTCCGGCGAGGTCACGCTCTTGCCGGGGGACGCGGCCTCGGCAGTCGCTGGCAAGGCATTCACGGTGGCGATGGTGGCGAACAACGCCGTCGCGGTGGAGAGCGCATTGAGCTTCGTATTCTTCATGTCTGTCTTTCTTTACAGGTGAAGACGCCTCCGGCCGCGTGGTTTCAGCGGCGAAGGGCGAGGGGCAGGGACTGCGATTGACTATGGAACAAGAGTCTCGGGGTTAGCAAGGAAAACTAACCAGGACGGAAAAGTTCCTAATACCCAGATTTCGAGAGGTGCTTGCCGGATGCCGTCAGTCGAAACGTTTCGATTGATTGACCCGAAAAAAAGCAACTTTCTCTCCATTCCCCCGAAAACAGGGAGGCAGGAAATCCCGAAGAAAGCAGAGGAGTCCTCCTTGTCCTACATCCCTTACCCCTTGCGTAGATTGACCGTGGGTGCCGTCCTCTCCACCGTGGTTGCGTGCTCCGGGGCGCCGGACGCACTCTCCGAGCAGCCCCTGGACACCCAGGAGCAGGCCGCGCTCACCACCCGGGTCGTCGGCTACTTCCCCACCTGGAATGGCAACGTCAATGACATCCAGTACGGCAATCTCACGCACATCAACTACTCCTTCCTGCTTCCCACCGCGCAGGGCGGGCTCACGGGGTTGAGCAGCGGGGACACCCGGCTCAAGTCCCTGGTCCAGACGGCGCACTCGCGGGGCGTCAAGGTGCTCATCGCGGTGGGCGGCTGGAATGACGGAAACGATTCTGGCTTCGAGCAGCTGGCCGCCAATGCCTCGACCCGGACGGCCTTCGTCAACAACCTGGTCAACTTCGTGAACCAGGCCGGGCTGGATGGCGTTGATATCGATTGGGAGTACCCGGATCCGGGCAACTCGGCCACGAACTACGGCCTGCTGATGCGGGAGTTGTCCAGCGCGATGCACAGCCGCGGCAAGCTGCTCACCGCGGCGGTCGTGGCCAACGGGTACACGGGTGGGGGCATCCCCACGGCGACCTTCGCCGACGTGGACTTCCTCAACATCATGGCCTACGACGGCGGCTACCCGCACTCCACGTATAACTATGCCGTCCAGTCCCTGGATTACTGGCTCAACCGCGGCCTGCCCAAGGACAAGGCGGTGCTCGGCGTGCCGTTCTACGGCCGCTCGCAGACCGCGTACGTGGGCTATGCCGCGCTGGTGGCCCAGGACTCCCAGGCGCCCTACAAGGACAACGTGGGCGCCGTCTATTACAACGGCATCGCCACCATCCAGTCGAAGTCCAAGCTGGCGCTCCAGCGGGGCGGCGGCGTGATGATCTGGGACATCTCCGATGACGCCAAGGGCAGCGCCTCGCTGCTGACCGCCATTGCCCAGGCGGTGGGGGGCACCACGCCCCCGCCGACCACGGGCAACCTGCTGGACAACCCCAGCTTCGAGTCGGGCCTGACGGGCTGGAACTCCGAGTGGCACAGCTCGGCGCTGGCGCACAAGGTGGACACCGACTTCCCCTACGCGGGCGCCTCCAAGCTCACGCACTACGCGTCGACGGCCTATCAGCAGGTGTCGGGCCAGTCGAAGGCCGTGGCCAATGGCACCTACCGCGCCAGCGTGTGGGCCCGCTCCAGCGGTGGCCAGAAGGCGCTGCGCCTGTATGCGAAGAACTACGGCGGGGCCGAGCTGACGGCGGAGATCGGCTCCGGCGCCGTCTCGGGCTATACGCAGTACACCATCAGCAACATTCCCGTCACCAACGGCAGCATCGAGGTGGGTGTCTACAGCGACGCGAATGCGGGGAACTGGTCGGCCTTCGACCAGTTCGAGCTCGTCAAGCAGTGAGCCTCCGCGGTTCCCGGTGCCTCGCCGAGGCACCGGGTGCCGTCCCGTCGCTCGAGAAAGAACCAAGACATGGCATTGCTCACCTCATGGAAGTGCTTGACGACGTCCGCCCTGGCCTTCGGGGCGCTCGCGATGGGAACGGCCGCCTCGGCCGCGCCCTCCGCGCAGGTCATCTGGAGTTCGGAGAAGAACCCGGGCGATGGCGCCTGGTTCAACGGTCCCCTGTCCATTCCCTACGCGCTGAGCCCGCAGGCGAACATCGCCCTGACGAGCCCGACCACCACCTCGGCCACCACGCTGGCGGTGGATCCCTCGGTGCAGTACCAGACGATGCTGGGCATCGGCACGTCGCTGGAGGAGTCGACGGTCTTCAACCTCTCGCGCATGTCGCTGGCGAAGCGCACGGAGGTCCTGAAGAAGCTGCTCGATCCGGCCACCGGCGCGGGCATGAACCTGCTGCGCATCACCTTCGGCACGTCTGACTTCACCGGCCGCCAGTTCTACACCTACGACGACCGGCCCGCCGGGCAGACCGACCCGAGCCTGACGTACTTCTCCATCCAGAAGGACATCGACTACAACATCGTCTCCACCATCAAGCAGGCGCTGGCGGTCAACCCGAACCTGAAGATCTTCGCGAGCCCGTGGAGCCCGCCCGCCTGGATGAAGGACAACGGCAGCCTCATCGGCGGCAAGCTGCTGTCCCAGTACATCCCGACCCTGGCGACGTACTACCGCAGGGCCATCCAGGCCTACCAGGCGCAGGGCATCCCCATCTACGCGCTGACCGTGCAGAACGAGCCCCTGTACCAGGCGCCGGACTATCCCAGCGCCTCGGTGGATTCGACCCAGGCGCGCCAGCTCATCGTCGCCCTGAAGAACGAGCTGAACGCGAACGGCTTGAGCACCCGCATCTGGGCGTTCGACCACAACTTCGATTCGGCGCTGGCCTATGTGACGCCCACCCTGAACGATGCCGCCGGCAACGCGGCGACGGACGGCGTGGCGTTCCACGACTACGCGGGCGACCCGAGCAGCATGACCCAGGTGCGCAACGCCTGGCCCAACAAGAACATCATGATGACCGAGCGCTCGGTCTGGGGCACGAGCGGCGCGGACCGGATGGCGCAGTACTTCCGCAACTGGGCCGCGGGCTACAACGGCTGGGTGACGATGCTGGACAGCAACATCCAGCCGGAGAAGTGGACCGGGACGCCCGGCCCCACCATGCTCATCCAGAGCGCGTCCTCCTACGACAACTACTGGGCCCTTCCCGAGGTCTACCTGATCGGCCAGTACTCCAAGTACGTGAAGGCGGGCGCCAAACGCATCTCCAGCAGCTACGGCTCGGCCAGCACGGTGACGAACGTGTCCTTCCTCAACCCGGACAACACCATCGTCTCCGTGGTCATCAACCAGACGGCCTCCAGCCAGCGCTTCAAGCTCGCGTCCGAGGGCTGGGAGCTGCTCGCCACGTTGCCGGCGAAGACCGTGGGCACCTACGTGTGGGCGCGTGAGAACGCCCCCACGGCGACGAACCTGCTCGCCAACCCCGGCTTCGAGGCGGATGGCACCCTGTCGAGCTGGAACTCCGAGTGGCACAGCGCCGAGCTGGCGCACAAGGTGGACACGGACTACCCGTACACGGGCAACTACAAGCTCACGCACTACTCGGCGGCCGCCTACCAGCAGATCTCCGGCCAGACGAAGGCCGTGGCCAACGGCACCTACCGGGCCAGCGTGTGGGCCCGCTCCAGCGGCGGCCAGCGCGCGCTGCGCCTGTACGCCAAGGGCTACGGTGGGGCCGAGCTGACGGCGGAGATCGGCTCCGGCGCCGTCGCGGGCTATACGCAGTACATCATCAACGGCATCCCGGTCACCAACGGCAACATCGAGGTGGGCGTCTACAGCGACGCCAACGCGCAGAACTGGGCGGCCTTCGACCAGTTCGAGCTCGTCAAGCAGTAGGCCACGAGAGGCCCCCGGTGGCGGTGCGTCCTTCCGCCACCCGGGGGCCTCGTGCATTTCAAGGGTTTGATCCAGTGAACATGGGATTCGATATGACTTTTCGTCGCAACCGGCCTGTA encodes the following:
- a CDS encoding S1 family peptidase; protein product: MKNTKLNALSTATALFATIATVNALPATAEAASPGKSVTSPEVSQDMLNAMRRDLPGTEEQLLRRLDFEAKAPSLERGLREQLGERFGGAWLNEEGTGLIVGVTDEASAARVRRAGAEPRLVKHSKARLDEIMEELNRNAHNAPDSVYSWYVDVATNSVVVQAENATSLMASRAQSFVSLSSGAKDGAIRVEHSAQAPRPAYDVRGGEVYFFGTGAGGSYGACSVGFSVVGGFVTAGHCGGAGTPALGFNWQSMGSVRGSVWPGSDMGWVGTNGSWTPQPWVYNHNNGNVLVQGSNQAGIGASICRSGNTTGWRCGTLQATNITVNYSDGPVYGLSKTSACANPGDSGGSVLSGNQAQGVTSGIAGGCDSSAPQTFFQPINPILSKFGLTLLTSGGGTGGAKSFVSRMNGKCIDVPNSNFSDGVQLQMWTCNGTNAQKFTWDGARLTIGGKCMDVAGASTADGTRIQLANCNGNRAQDFTLSPAGDLVSYLANKCVDIEGFNANDGAKLSIYNCTGTSNQKWDFR
- a CDS encoding glycosyl hydrolase family 18 protein, which encodes MPSVETFRLIDPKKSNFLSIPPKTGRQEIPKKAEESSLSYIPYPLRRLTVGAVLSTVVACSGAPDALSEQPLDTQEQAALTTRVVGYFPTWNGNVNDIQYGNLTHINYSFLLPTAQGGLTGLSSGDTRLKSLVQTAHSRGVKVLIAVGGWNDGNDSGFEQLAANASTRTAFVNNLVNFVNQAGLDGVDIDWEYPDPGNSATNYGLLMRELSSAMHSRGKLLTAAVVANGYTGGGIPTATFADVDFLNIMAYDGGYPHSTYNYAVQSLDYWLNRGLPKDKAVLGVPFYGRSQTAYVGYAALVAQDSQAPYKDNVGAVYYNGIATIQSKSKLALQRGGGVMIWDISDDAKGSASLLTAIAQAVGGTTPPPTTGNLLDNPSFESGLTGWNSEWHSSALAHKVDTDFPYAGASKLTHYASTAYQQVSGQSKAVANGTYRASVWARSSGGQKALRLYAKNYGGAELTAEIGSGAVSGYTQYTISNIPVTNGSIEVGVYSDANAGNWSAFDQFELVKQ
- a CDS encoding glycoside hydrolase family 30 protein; translated protein: MTTSALAFGALAMGTAASAAPSAQVIWSSEKNPGDGAWFNGPLSIPYALSPQANIALTSPTTTSATTLAVDPSVQYQTMLGIGTSLEESTVFNLSRMSLAKRTEVLKKLLDPATGAGMNLLRITFGTSDFTGRQFYTYDDRPAGQTDPSLTYFSIQKDIDYNIVSTIKQALAVNPNLKIFASPWSPPAWMKDNGSLIGGKLLSQYIPTLATYYRRAIQAYQAQGIPIYALTVQNEPLYQAPDYPSASVDSTQARQLIVALKNELNANGLSTRIWAFDHNFDSALAYVTPTLNDAAGNAATDGVAFHDYAGDPSSMTQVRNAWPNKNIMMTERSVWGTSGADRMAQYFRNWAAGYNGWVTMLDSNIQPEKWTGTPGPTMLIQSASSYDNYWALPEVYLIGQYSKYVKAGAKRISSSYGSASTVTNVSFLNPDNTIVSVVINQTASSQRFKLASEGWELLATLPAKTVGTYVWARENAPTATNLLANPGFEADGTLSSWNSEWHSAELAHKVDTDYPYTGNYKLTHYSAAAYQQISGQTKAVANGTYRASVWARSSGGQRALRLYAKGYGGAELTAEIGSGAVAGYTQYIINGIPVTNGNIEVGVYSDANAQNWAAFDQFELVKQ